In Archangium violaceum, the following are encoded in one genomic region:
- a CDS encoding metallophosphoesterase, whose product MAADPRVLTTPVPSAGEPPRRPEGRKMVSWYDPLVLAQTGVRSIISATIGSQADRRLLDALAAPKVEPSDFSVDAAGRPREELWLDYVADMGDGWDSTYTIAQTVSRPTLTLKDETGTTHETRGGEVLVFGGDEVYPTASVGEYEERTVKPWTAAMRGQRPAPHLFAIPGNHDWYDGLVSFMRLFCQGRHPAGWETHQRRSYFAVKLPHGWWLIGTDMQLESDLDEPQVHYFQEIAKRMREEDRIILCLAEPAWLVAQVRAPKERSYLNNNLDFLEEQVFGKKVSVFLTGDIHHYRRHANAEGRQKIIAGGGGAFLHPTHVPRKESELAEGFTQRKTFPAAEESRRLCWRTLGFVGHNPKFGVLTGLLYLLLSWMQVADLREGGTVTWNLGRVLGAALVNPGVILLSALLVLGLIGFADARFGRGRWVAGVLHGCAHLAGALLAFWAAFAISGAVLPLGSVPQQLLGAVLVFAVGFLLGPTLMGLYLLLSLNGFGAHPNEAFSALAIPDWKNFLRLRIDKDGRLWLYPIGIRRVPRAWKPGETAREPEWVADDKDATPPELIEPPIVIGLLHPH is encoded by the coding sequence ATGGCCGCAGATCCACGAGTCCTCACCACGCCGGTGCCCTCCGCGGGCGAGCCCCCACGGCGGCCGGAGGGCCGGAAGATGGTGAGCTGGTATGACCCGCTCGTGCTCGCCCAGACGGGCGTGCGCTCCATCATCTCAGCGACGATCGGGAGCCAGGCGGATCGCCGGCTGCTCGATGCACTGGCGGCACCGAAGGTGGAGCCGAGTGACTTCTCGGTGGACGCGGCGGGCCGTCCGCGAGAGGAGCTCTGGCTCGACTACGTGGCGGACATGGGGGATGGCTGGGACTCCACGTACACCATCGCGCAGACGGTCTCCCGGCCGACGCTGACACTGAAGGACGAGACGGGGACGACCCACGAGACGCGAGGAGGCGAGGTGCTCGTCTTCGGCGGGGACGAGGTGTACCCGACGGCGAGCGTGGGGGAGTACGAGGAGCGCACGGTGAAGCCGTGGACCGCGGCGATGAGAGGGCAGCGGCCGGCGCCGCACCTGTTCGCCATTCCGGGCAACCACGACTGGTACGACGGGCTGGTGTCCTTCATGCGGCTGTTCTGTCAGGGGCGGCACCCGGCGGGCTGGGAGACGCACCAGCGGCGCAGCTACTTCGCGGTGAAGCTACCGCACGGGTGGTGGCTGATCGGCACGGACATGCAACTGGAGTCGGACCTGGACGAGCCGCAGGTGCATTACTTCCAGGAGATAGCGAAGCGGATGCGGGAGGAGGATCGGATCATCCTGTGCCTGGCGGAGCCCGCGTGGCTGGTGGCGCAGGTCCGCGCGCCGAAGGAGCGCTCGTACCTGAACAACAACCTCGACTTCCTCGAGGAGCAGGTGTTCGGAAAGAAGGTGAGCGTCTTCCTGACGGGGGACATCCACCACTACCGGCGGCACGCCAATGCCGAGGGGAGGCAGAAGATCATCGCGGGAGGAGGAGGGGCCTTCCTGCACCCGACGCACGTGCCCCGGAAGGAGAGCGAGCTGGCGGAAGGCTTCACCCAGCGCAAGACGTTCCCGGCGGCGGAGGAGTCGCGGAGGCTGTGCTGGCGAACGCTGGGGTTCGTGGGACACAACCCGAAGTTCGGAGTGCTCACGGGACTGCTCTACTTGCTGCTGTCCTGGATGCAGGTGGCGGATCTGCGCGAGGGCGGCACGGTGACGTGGAACCTGGGGCGCGTGCTGGGCGCGGCGCTCGTCAACCCGGGGGTGATATTGCTCTCGGCGCTGCTGGTCCTGGGGCTGATCGGCTTCGCGGACGCGCGCTTCGGGCGTGGGCGCTGGGTGGCGGGAGTGCTGCACGGGTGCGCGCACCTGGCCGGGGCGCTCCTGGCCTTCTGGGCCGCCTTCGCCATCTCGGGCGCCGTGCTGCCGCTGGGGAGCGTTCCGCAGCAGTTGCTCGGGGCGGTGCTCGTCTTCGCGGTGGGCTTCCTGCTCGGACCGACGCTGATGGGGCTCTACCTGCTGCTCTCGCTCAACGGCTTCGGAGCGCACCCGAACGAGGCGTTCTCGGCACTGGCCATCCCGGACTGGAAGAACTTCCTGCGGCTGCGGATCGACAAGGACGGACGCCTGTGGCTCTACCCCATCGGCATCCGCCGGGTGCCTCGCGCGTGGAAGCCCGGGGAGACGGCGCGCGAGCCGGAGTGGGTGGCGGATGACAAGGACGCCACGCCTCCGGAGCTCATCGAACCGCCCATCGTCATCGGGCTACTCCATCCGCACTGA